The region ATCTCGACTGGCCGCGTCTGTGGATGCTGCAGCATCGCGAGCTCGCGCGGCTGATGGGCGCGCGGATCGCCGCGCATGGTGCGGGCGCGGTGCTCGCCGCGATCATGCTTTTCAAAGACTTGCCGATCCAGTTGCTGGGTCTCTGGCTCACATGGCTCGGGGTCAGCCTGTACATATATACCAGGCGCGACGCGCATATCCGGCTGATCGAAAAGCCCGAACTGAGCGCGCGCGAGGCGCGTTCGCATCTGATCGGCAGCATCCTGCTGGGAATCGGCTGGGGCAGCCTGATGCCGATGCTGCATCTCGTCGCGGGGCCGACCGAAGCGATCCGCGGACTGGTTATCGGCGCAGGGATCGCGGTCGGCGGCGTGATCCTGATGGGGGTCGTTCCCCTCAGTGCATATGCTTTCCTTACCTTGCTGACGCTCGGGGCATGCCTCGGTTTCTGGCTGGCTGGGCATTTCGAAATGCTTGTCTCGGTGGTGTTCTTCAGCTTCTTCGCGTTCGGATCGATCTGGCTGAGGGCGCACGATTTCCTGCGCTTCGCGATCGCCGAGACTGCGCTGCTCGAAAAGACCCACACGGTGTCGCTGCTCCTGCGCGAATTCGAGGAGAACGAGGCCGACTGGCTGTGGCAGATCGACAAGAGCCGCCGCGTCCGTTCGGTATCCCCCCGTTTTGCATATGCACTCGGCCAGCGGGCCTCGGATCTGGAGAGCCAGCCGTTCTTCGAACTGATTTCGGGCGAGCAATGGGAAAGTGGGAACTTCGCGCCGAGCCTCCACCAACTGGCGGACCGGATCAGGGACCGGGAAAGCTTTTCCAACCTTCTGGTCGAAGTCAAGGTCGCGGGCGCGGCCCGGTGGTGGGAGCTTTCCGGTACACCGATCCTAGGAGAGAAGGGCGAGTATCTGGGCTATCGCGGTGTCGGGTCGGACGTCACCGAACAGCGCAATTCGTCCGAGAAGATCGCCTATCTCGCGCGCTACGACACGCTGACCGGTCTGCCCAACCGGATCATGCTGCACGAGGAGCTGGGCAATGCAATGGAAGAGGCGCGCAGATGGCGGCGGCGCTGCGCCTTCATCATGGTCGACTTGGACCGGTTCAAGGCGGTCAACGATTCGCTCGGCCATCAGGTCGGTGACCGCCTGCTCGAGGAGGTGTCGCAGCGTCTCGGCGAAATCGGTTGCGACAATGCGGTCTGTTTCCGCCTCGGCGGCGACGAGTTCGGTATCGTGATCCGCGATGCCTCCGAACACGGGCTGATCGACCATATCGCCCGGACGGTGATCGAAAGGCTTTCCCGCCCCTACGAGATCGACCGGCACACGGTCTTCGTGGGTGCCAGCGCCGGATCGGCGCTGGCACCGGGCGATGGCAAGACGGTCGAAGAGCTGATGCGCAACGCCGATCTGGCGCTCTACCGCGCGAAGGACGACGGGCGCGGTGTGCACTACGCCTACGAGCCGTCGCTGCATGCCAATGCGGAAGAACGCCGCCAGCTCGAACTTTCGTTGCGCAAGGCGATCGAGAAGGACGAACTGCTGCTGCACTTCCAGCCGGTGGTCGATGCCACGAGCGAAGAGGTCGTGGGATTCGAGGCGCTGGTGCGCTGGCAGAGCGAGGATCACGGTTTCGTGAGCCCGGGCAAGTTCATCCCGGTGGCCGAGGATACGCGCCTGATCGTTCCGATCGGGACCTGGGTCATGCAAAGGGCCTGCGCCGAAGCGATGGCCTGGCCTTCCCACGTGAAGGTCAACATCAACGTCTCGCCCGAACAGCTGGTCGAGCCGGACTTCGTCGATACCGTGGTCGAGGCGCTGTCGCGCAGCGGGCTGGACCCGACCCGCCTCGAAATCGAAGTGACCGAGAGCATCTTCCTCAGCGATGCCGAGGTCGCGCGCGAAGCGCTGAGCCGGGTGATGGCGCTGGGCTGCCAGGTCGCGCTCGACGATTTCGGGACCGGCTATTCCTCGCTCGGCTACCTGCGCAAGCTCAAGTTCTCGACCATCAAGGTCGATCGCAGCTTCGTGCAGGGTGCGGCGCAGGGCAGCAGCGAAAGCCTGGCGATCGTGCGCGCGGTCGTCGCAATGGCGCAGAGCCTCGAGATGAAGACCACTGCCGAAGGGGTCGAGACCGAGGAGGAGGCGACGCTGGTCCGCAGGATGGGCTGCGACCGGATCCAGGGCTTCTATTTCGGACGCCCGATGACCAGCGTCGATGCGCGCAGCCTGTTCGACGGCGGCTACCGCGCGATGATCGCCTGATCGTGCCGCCGGGCGAGGGCCGGCAAGCGTGCAATCACGCAGCCTGTGCCAGGCTCTGCATTACCGAGGCGAAAAGGCGGCGACCGTCGGTTCCGCCATGGGCGGCGTCGATGGCGCGTTCGGGATGCGGCATCATGCCGAGCACGGTGCCCGCCTCGTTCACGATCCCCGCGATGTCGCGGCGTGAGCCATTGGTCGCTTGCGTGTAGCGCAGCACGACCTGGCCATTGCCTTCCAGCGCATCGAGCGTGGCCTCGTCGGCAAAGTAATTGCCGTCGTGGTGGGCCACGGGAATGGTGATGATCTCGTCCTGCGAATAGTCGGTGGTGAAGCGCGTCGCGGCGTTCTCGACCCGCAGCCGCGCGTCGCGGCATACGAAGCGCTGGCCCGCATTGCGCATCAGCGCGCCGGGCAGCATCTGCGCTTCGGCCAGCACCTGAAACCCATTGCACACGCCCAGCACCGGCACCCCGCGCGCCGCCGCGGCCTTGACTTCGCGCATGATCGGGCTGTTCGCCGCCATCGCGCCCGAGCGCAGGTAGTCGCCGTAGGAAAAGCCGCCGGGAAGGGCGATGAAGTCGATCCGGTCGGGCAGGGCGGTGTCGCGGTGCCAGACCTGCGCCGGATCGCGTCCGAACACCTCGCGAATGGCGACCACCATGTCGCGGTCGCAGTTCGATCCGGGGAAGGTGATGACGGCAGTGTTCATCACTCGGCTACTCCCCGCTCTGGGCGTCTTCGATCCGGTAGTTCTCGATCACCGTGTTGGCGAGCAGCTTTTCGCACATCTCGCGCAGCGATTCGTCGGACACGTCCTGCGACAGCTCGAGCTCGATCAGGCGGCCGATCCGCACATCCTCGACGCCTGCGAAGCCAAGCCCATCGAGCGCGTGATGCACCGCGCGGCCTTGCGGATCGAGCACGCCTGGCTTGAGAGTGACGAATACGCGCTTTTTCATCGGGTGGCCTTCTGACACTGGCGGAGGGAACGCCTTGCCGCGTAGCGAGCCTTTCCGGTCCGCGCAACGCGCAGTGAGCGGTTCCTCACTTCTTCTTCGGAGTGCCCCGCATGCGGCCGCGATGTGCCGACAGGTCGAGCACCTCGCCGGGCGCATTGTCGTCGTTCTGCAGCACGCCAAGGCGCCGCGCGACTTCCTGGTAGGCTTCCTCCTCGCCGCCCAGATCGCGGCGGAAGCGGTCCTTGTCGAGCTTTTCGCCCGAGTTCATGTCCCACAGCCGGCAGCCGTCGGGGCTGATCTCGTCGGCCAGGATCACGCGGGCGAAATCGCCGTCCCACAGCCGCCCGAACTCGAGCTTGAAGTCGACCAGCCGGATATCGACCGCGGCGAACATGCCGGCGATGAAATCGTTGATGCGGATCGCCATCGCCGCCATGTCCTGCATCTCTTCCTGGCTCGCCCAGTTGAAGCAGGCGATGTGCTCTTCGGCGACCAGCGGATCGCCCAGTGCGTCGTCCTTGTAGTAATATTCGATCAGCGAATGGGGCAGGGGCTCGCCCTCTTCCAGCCCGAGCCGCTTGCACAGCGAGCCGGCGGCGACGTTGCGCACCACGACTTCGAGCGGGATGATCTCGACCTGGCGGACCAGCTGCTCGCGCATGTTGAGGCGGCGGATGAAGTGCGTGGGGATGCCGATATTGGCCAGCCGCGTGAACACGTGTTCGCTGATGCGGTTGTTGATCACGCCCTTGCCGTTGATCGTGCCCTTCTTCTCGGCATTGAAGGCGGTCGCGTCATCCTTGAAATACTGGATGATCGTGCCCGGCTCGGGGCCTTCGTAGAGGATCTTGGCCTTGCCTTCGTAGATCTGGCGGCGACGGGACATGGGCGTTACCTGCTTTTCGAAAGAATTGCGCCCCGGCATCTCGCGCGAGAGACCGGGGCGGGCCTTCGGCAGTAGCGCGAAAGCCGGGGCAGGGCAATTGCCCGACGCGGGCAGCGTGAACCGCGTGTTTACCGTTGGCCTATAGACAATTACCTAGAATGGCACGCCCCAACCCCCCGGCGAACCGCAAGTTCGTTCCCGAAGAGCGCCTGAGGCATGCTCTGATAGCGCTCACAATCGCGCTCGCGGCCGGGATGCTGACCCTTATGCGTCCCGTGGATGTTGCTGCGTGGGCCTTTCAGGCCAGGCTCTTCGAACACGAGGCGAGCGGCGATCTGGTCTTTGTGCGCATGCCTCCCGCTACAGAGAACACCGCGGCCGTAAACCACGATGTTTTGCGCACGATCGAACACCTTCGCGCAGCCGGGGTGGAGCGGATCTTCATCAACATCCCACTCCAGCGAAGCGACTCCCCGCAGACAGACGCCCGGCTGCGAGCGCTTATTAATGGCAATCCGGACAGCATCTTCCTCACCGATTCCTTCGAGCAGGACTATACCGACAGCGACCGGGTACCGCCCACAAGCCCCTATTTTACGCAGAATGCTCTCATTTTTGCGAGCGATTACGATGCCGATTTCCTTCAGTTCGTTTGGGGGTTCGACAAACCTGAAGATCCTGCGAAGGATGGAACACTGGTGCCGTTGAGCTTCGCCCTGGCAAACAAGGGCTCGGCTCGCGATCGGGTCTTCATCGATTACACCATCCGCGCCAGCTCTATCCCGACCGTCGGGTCGGTTTCGTTGGAAACCGGCCTTTCGTCTCTTGGTTCAATGGACAAGACCTTCGTCTTGGGTACCGATTCTTTCGGCGCGGACATACGCGCGCCGAGCGCAGGCACAGTCTCACCCACAATCATCCATATTCTGGCAGCCGAAACCTTACTTCGCGGAAGCGGCCACGGGTCGCCGTGGTTCGCTATCACTTTGGGGCTGGGCATCGCGCTGGCTCTGGGCCTGCGCTTCGCGCACACGAAGAAGCGCCGCCGCGCTGTCTATTTTGCGTGGTGCCTGCTCTTGGGAGCGCTGTTCTTAGCGACCGCATTTCTCGGCATAAAAGCTTACTTTGCCGAGGCACTGCTGCTGGCCCTGATTTATGCGATCTTCCGCGTGGTGGCGCGGTACCGCCGACGCCATCTTGCAATCGATCCGCTGACACGTTTGCCGAATTTTGCTGCGCTCCATCAGGACTTGGGGAGCGACCATGAAGCCGCGTCGGATTGCCTGGTCGTCGCGAAGGTCGCGCGGCTCGAATCGATCTTCGTCGGGCTGAACACTGCGGAAAGACGGCAATATCTGCGCGAAGTCTGCAACCGGCTGGCGCTCGGCGACCGCGACCGCACGGTCTACTACAACGGGAGCAAATACCTCGCCTTCGTGTGCGACGGTGCGGGCATTGCCGATCTCGAGGCGCACCTCGAGGGGCTGCGCGCCATTGTATCGCAACCTGTCAGACTGACCGGCAAGTCTCTCGACGTCGCGATAACCATTGGTGCGGACAGTTCGACGAAGGATTCGATCGACCAACGGCTGAGTTCCGCGATCGCCGCGGCAGACCAGGCGCGCGAAGTCTACAAGCCGGTCTTCGTGGTCGGCAACGATCGGGAGGATTGGGATCATTCGCTCACTTCCAAGCTGACGCAGGCGCTTGCGGACGATCAGATCGCGATCAAGCTTCAACCCCAGGTCGACCTGGCAACACATTCCTTCATCGGTGCGGAGGTGCTGGCGCGCTGGCGCGATCCCGATGGCGTCGACGTACCGCCGTCTTCGTTCATCCTGCAGTGCGAACGCATGGGAAGGCTGGACAATCTGACACGGCGCATCTTCGAGAAATCTTGCCGTGCCGCAGCTTCGATCCAGGAGCAGGGGTTACTCCCCCGAATCTCGGTCAATGTATCGGCAGTGCAACTGGTCGACGATCGCATCGCGCAGATCGCGCTGGAAACGATGGGGGCCTATCGAACCGATCCGGCTCTGGTCACGATCGAATTGACCGAAACCGCGCGGATCGAGGATTTCAGCACCGCCCGTCGTGTCGTCGATCGTCTCAAGAGCGAAGGTTTCAGGCTTTCGCTGGACGATTTCGGAGTGGGGAGCGCCAATTTCGAGGCGTGGTTCGAACTGCCGTTCGACGAAATCAAGATCGACCGCAAATTCGTCGCCGGCCTCGAACGATTGCCGCGTGCCAATGCGATCGTGTCGGGAATCATCCATTCCGCGCGCGAGGCCGGTGTCGCGGTGCTGGCTGAAGGGATCGAGGACCGTGCGACCTATGACCGACTGGCGACCATGGGCTGCACCTATGGTCAGGGCTATTATATTTCGCGACCCCTATGGCTGGCCGAGTATATCGCGGTCCTAAAGGCCGAGAGGGAGGCCGCTTTGCCGCACCGGGACTTTGGTTAATGCTTTACTAACGATCATGGTTAAGATATTGGAAAGCTCCATCTAGAGGAGATTTACCATGTGTCGTTCGATCTGGGACTGGCTCTTCAACTAAGCCGATCCATTCAAAAATCTTGGAAAAGGGCCCCTTAGAGGGCCCTTTTTTTGTGCTGTCCTGGCGCATCGAAGGTGCCTCAGCCGGGTGGGTCTTCGCCGAACAGCATCGCCTTCATCCGGTCGAGATAGGCGATCCACGCTTCGCGCCCGGCATCGGTCAGGCAGGCGGTGGTGACGGGCTTCTTGCCTTCGAACCGCTTGTCGATGGTGACGTAGCCCGCATCTTCCAGCTTGCGCAGGTGGACGGACAGGTTCCCGTCGCTGCCCCCGGTGCGTTCGCGCAGTTCGCCGAAATCCGCGCATTCCGCGCTCGACAGGTACGCCATGGTGGCGAGCCGGACGCGCCCGTGGATCGTGTCGTCGATCGCGCGGTAATCGAGCGGTGTATCGGGCGGCGGATCAGCCACGGGCCGTGTTCTCCCGCTTGATCAGCAGGAAGCCGGGGATGATCGACACGAGGATCACGCCGACGCCCATCACCGCGAACTGGAGCGCGGTGCCCGCCGTCATCGCGGTTGCCACCACGAATGCCATCGCGAGCGCGGCGAACGGTCGCAGCACCGCAACCCGGCCCGCCGCCGCGCTTGCGGCAAGGGCAGTCGCATAGACGCCGAAGGTGATCGGAGCGATCATGCTCATGAGGTAGAAGGTGACCGTCTCGCCCGTCCGGTCCAGCCGCAGGTAGGCGAGCGCCAGGGTCGATACCGAGATGATGCCGAGGAACGCGCCGCCCGCCTGCCACACCGCCTGTTCGACCTTGTGGCCTAGCGACGGCCGCCAGTCGCGCTCGCCTGAGCGCCACAGCTTGCTGACGACCATGGCGGGCACGATCAGCCCGAGCCAGATGACCGGCAAGGCGTTCGGCGACCAGTCGATCGTGCCCAGCATGACCAGCCCGTGCAGCAGGCTGGCCAGCGCTATGGCCGCCCCGAACAGCACCAGATGGCGACCGGAGAGGAGCGGGCGGGTCAGCCCCTCCTCCGCCAGTTCCCGCATCATTCGCAGGTCGTCCTGCGCGCTTGGCGCCGGATCCATAGGGGCCGCGGCGCTCATTCGCCGTCTCGCGGATAGATCACGGCTTCGGTGACCGTGGCGCTGCCGTCGAGCGTGAAGCTCTGCGCGGGGAAGGTCGGCATGCCGCGCAGTTCGCTCGCGCCGATCATCGCCCAGCCGTCGGTCGGGCCCATCGGACCCATGCTGAATGTGCCGTCGCCGTCGATGTCGTGCCACACCATCAGGGCGTAGCGGCCATCGGGCACGTCGTCGAAAATGACGGTGACCGTCCGATCCTGCGGATTTTCGATCAGGTCGCCGGCAACCGCCGCTTCCTGCATGAACTGCGTTTCGCTCTGCAGGCTGACGTAGAGGTCGCCCGCGTCGGGCTGAACGTCGGTGAGGGTCACCGTGACCTCGCCTGCGAGGGCAGGGGCCGAAGCGGATGCCGCGATGAAGGCGGCGGTGGCGAACAGTGCGTTGCGAATCATGTCACTCTCCTTGGTTTCGATGTGCACTTTAAAACATAAAGTACACTAATGCGCAAGAGGGTGGCTGCTGCGTGGAAGCGGACACGGTGGAAGTGACATGTGGCGTGGCCATGCGGGCGCGCTGTCCTACAGCGCACAGGGCCGCTATCCTGCGCCTTTCCATGCATTCGTCGATCCGTGTCGGCCGCTTCGGGCAAGGTCCGCACGAAAAAGGGGCGAGCCATGCTGGCCCGCCCCGCCGGATTTTGGGTTTGCAGGAAGGCCCGGTTTTTACCCCTAGGACACTGTGTCAGGTGTTTCAGAAGTCCTACCGGCCCCGCCCTTGGCGGCCCGGTATCAGCCGTGCAGCTTCACTGCGGTCTGCGCCACCCGCTTGCCGAGGTAGCGCGCCCCGTCGAGCTCGACCTTGCTCGGCTCGCGGCTGCCGTCACCGTCCGCGATCGTGCTGGCGCCATAGGGCGTGCCTCCCTTGACCTCGTCGACGCCGACGAGCCCCTCGTAGCCGTAGTCGAGCCCCACGATGGTCATCCCCATGTGGAGCAGGTTGTTGAGGATCGACCACAGCGTGGTCTCCTGCCCGCCGTGCTGGCTGGCGGTGGAGGTGAAGGCCGCGCCGACCTTGCCGATCAGCGCGCCCTTCATCCACAGGCCGCCGGTCGTGTCCCAGAAGGCGGCCATCTGGCTGGTCATCCGGCCGTAGCGGGTCGGCGAGCCGACCACGATGCCGTCATACTCGGCCAGTTCGTCCGGGCCCGAAATCACCTCGTGCCCGGGCATCCCGGTGAAACCGGCGTTCTTTACGACTTCGTCTGGGGCGGTTTCGGGCACGTGACGGATCACCGCTTCGGCCCCGCCTTGGCGAATGCCTTCGGCAACCGCCTCGGCCATCGTGGAGGTGTGCCCGTAGGAGGAATAATAGAGGACGAGGATCTTGGTCATGGGTTTCCCTTCGTGAAACTTGCTCGGTCTGCCATACGCCAACGCGGCAGACAGCCGCCCTTTCCGGCTAGCAGGATAGAAAATTCCGGTTAGACTGAACGGAAGATTGGGCGGGGGGCACTATGGCGTCGAAGCGATCCGGTTTCCTGGAATTGGGCGTGGTGGTGAGAGCGCTGGGCTTTGTCGTCGCAATGGCGGGATCGAGTGCGTGCACCTCGCTCGCCGACGGGCAGAGCCAGACGATCTACGTCGCGGGTGCTAACGGCGTCGAGGCGCAGACGGTCGCGATCGGTCCCGACCCCGCGAGGCCCGACCCTGTCGGGCCGGACGAGCTGCGCCGTGCGCTCACCAGCATCGCAACCTACGGCAACGGCTGCGCGGACTGGATCGCGCGGGAACTTTCGCTTCGCGACGAAAGCGACTTTCACAAGCCGGTCGACCGGCAGGACCGCGGCGCCATCCCGCCGGATTGGCGCGCGATCGACGCCAGCGATCTCCAGGTGCATTGCATTCTGCGCGATGGCGCGGGCCAGGCACCTTCCGATGCGACCCCACAGACCCAGCAACTGGTCGAAGCGCTGGCTTCACTGATCGAAAATTCGGGCGAGGGCACGATACCGGCCAATAGCCGGGATCTGGTCAGGAAGGTCGCGCTTGGATCGGACTGGCGCACCCGCGATACGAACTACCTCGAACAGGTCACGGTCGAATTGTTCAATTTCGAGGGCGTCGTCGGGAATCAGCACGGGCTCGTCACGTGCGGGATGGCGAATTGCCGATTCCTCCACACGGTATGCGGTCGGATCAGCCGGACCTATTTCGAGGACACGCCCGATATCGAGGGTTTGAAGACGATCTGCCGCGCCCGAACCGATGCAGCGCTCGATCAATTCAGGCGGTCGATGCGTTGATACATCGCTCGAAGGGGGTGGTGGTGCCCAGGGGCGGAGTCGAACCACCGACACGACGATTTTCAGTCGTCTGCTCTACCACTGAGCTACCCGGGCGTCGCCACGACGGCGGACCTGCCTTGCGGCGTTTCGGTCCGGCGAGCGAATGAGTGCGCGCCTATGGCGAAGCCTCGGACGCTTGGCAAGCCCTATCCGCGATCAATCCTGTCGAGGTCCCCGGTCCAGGTCCTGCCGAGAGTCCGGATCGCGTGCGATCTCTTCTGGATCGGCGGGCCGTCCGGGCACGGCATAGCTGTCGCTGAACCAGCGGTTGAGGTCCTTGTCGCGGCAGCGTGCGGAGCAGAAGGGCTTGAATTCGGCCGTCTGCACGGGCGATTTGCAGATGGGGCAGGGCCGGCTTGGAGTGGGGCGTCTGGTTTCGCTCATGATGCAAGAACTTGGGCGTGCCCGCCCGCGATCGCAAGCGAGGCGTCGCGTTCCACCACAACTTCGCGCCCGCTGCGCCGCGCCAGCTCGACGAGCCAATCATCCTCGAGCCGGTCGGCCACCGCCGGATGCGCACGCAGCAACAGGCGCGGGCCGATTCCCTCGGCCCCTTCGCCCCGGCGCAGCAGCATGCGCGCGGCCGCCGCAGTGCGGTGGAAATGGAGCCGGTGCAGGATCGAGGGGCCCTCGAGTCGCGCAACTAGATGGACGATTCCGAAGCCGTTCATTGCGGTCCGCTCGTGCGGCCAGTCGCCCAGCGCCTCGGCGAGCGCGTGATCGACCGCGCCGCGCTGCGTTTTCTCCGCCAGGGTGGGAAAGTCGATCGCAACCGAGCCGCCGAGGTCCAGCCGCCGCAGGGTGCTCGCGACGGAGGGCACCGCTGCCATGGCCAGCTCGCTTGGAGGCAGATCGCCGTCGATGTCGATCACCGTCATGGCGGGGGTGGGCGTGACGAGGATCGAACCGCCGGCGAACCCGATTTCGGCTTCCCACGCATCGCTCCACACATCTTCCCATGCACCGGCGCCAAATCGGGGCACGACCTTGGCGTCGGGAAGGTCGAATGGATCGTTGCGCGTGTCGGGTGCGACTATGTGCGCCTCGCTGCCCTGGTAGGTGCCCTGTGCGCGTTTGTAGCGCCCCTGTTCGGCGATCGGTGCGCGGGTGATGGCGATGGCGATCTCGCGCCCCTCGCTCGCGTCCTTCGGCAGGCCGGAGACGTTGATTTCGAGGCCGTCAGATGTGCGCGCGATTCCCCGCTTCGCGCCGCCGCTGCGCCGGATGAGCCGGGCTCTGGCCGGGCCGGGCACGACATCGCCGGGCCAGTGGAGCCGGGCTGCGACCACCCGGTCGCCTTCGATAAGCAGTGCGCGGGTTTCCGCGATTCCATGCTCGACCAGCCAGCCCATCGCAGGGCCTCAGGCAAGCGGAAGGCCCGCTGCTTTCAGCAACGCGCGCGTTTCGAACAGCGGCAGGCCGACGACGCCCGAGTGACTCCCGGAGAGGAAGTCGATCAGGCCTGCGGCGCTGCCCTGGATGGCATAGCCACCCGCCTTGCCGATACCCTCGCCAGAGCTTGAATAGCTGGCGATTTCTTCTTCCGAGAGGCGCTTGAAACGGACCTGCGAGGTGGCGCAGCGCGTCCGC is a window of Alteriqipengyuania lutimaris DNA encoding:
- a CDS encoding winged helix-turn-helix domain-containing protein, which gives rise to MADPPPDTPLDYRAIDDTIHGRVRLATMAYLSSAECADFGELRERTGGSDGNLSVHLRKLEDAGYVTIDKRFEGKKPVTTACLTDAGREAWIAYLDRMKAMLFGEDPPG
- the wrbA gene encoding NAD(P)H:quinone oxidoreductase encodes the protein MTKILVLYYSSYGHTSTMAEAVAEGIRQGGAEAVIRHVPETAPDEVVKNAGFTGMPGHEVISGPDELAEYDGIVVGSPTRYGRMTSQMAAFWDTTGGLWMKGALIGKVGAAFTSTASQHGGQETTLWSILNNLLHMGMTIVGLDYGYEGLVGVDEVKGGTPYGASTIADGDGSREPSKVELDGARYLGKRVAQTAVKLHG
- a CDS encoding DNA gyrase inhibitor YacG; translated protein: MSETRRPTPSRPCPICKSPVQTAEFKPFCSARCRDKDLNRWFSDSYAVPGRPADPEEIARDPDSRQDLDRGPRQD
- the purQ gene encoding phosphoribosylformylglycinamidine synthase subunit PurQ, with amino-acid sequence MNTAVITFPGSNCDRDMVVAIREVFGRDPAQVWHRDTALPDRIDFIALPGGFSYGDYLRSGAMAANSPIMREVKAAAARGVPVLGVCNGFQVLAEAQMLPGALMRNAGQRFVCRDARLRVENAATRFTTDYSQDEIITIPVAHHDGNYFADEATLDALEGNGQVVLRYTQATNGSRRDIAGIVNEAGTVLGMMPHPERAIDAAHGGTDGRRLFASVMQSLAQAA
- a CDS encoding ribonuclease E/G family protein, with the protein product MGWLVEHGIAETRALLIEGDRVVAARLHWPGDVVPGPARARLIRRSGGAKRGIARTSDGLEINVSGLPKDASEGREIAIAITRAPIAEQGRYKRAQGTYQGSEAHIVAPDTRNDPFDLPDAKVVPRFGAGAWEDVWSDAWEAEIGFAGGSILVTPTPAMTVIDIDGDLPPSELAMAAVPSVASTLRRLDLGGSVAIDFPTLAEKTQRGAVDHALAEALGDWPHERTAMNGFGIVHLVARLEGPSILHRLHFHRTAAAARMLLRRGEGAEGIGPRLLLRAHPAVADRLEDDWLVELARRSGREVVVERDASLAIAGGHAQVLAS
- a CDS encoding DUF2141 domain-containing protein produces the protein MIRNALFATAAFIAASASAPALAGEVTVTLTDVQPDAGDLYVSLQSETQFMQEAAVAGDLIENPQDRTVTVIFDDVPDGRYALMVWHDIDGDGTFSMGPMGPTDGWAMIGASELRGMPTFPAQSFTLDGSATVTEAVIYPRDGE
- the purC gene encoding phosphoribosylaminoimidazolesuccinocarboxamide synthase encodes the protein MSRRRQIYEGKAKILYEGPEPGTIIQYFKDDATAFNAEKKGTINGKGVINNRISEHVFTRLANIGIPTHFIRRLNMREQLVRQVEIIPLEVVVRNVAAGSLCKRLGLEEGEPLPHSLIEYYYKDDALGDPLVAEEHIACFNWASQEEMQDMAAMAIRINDFIAGMFAAVDIRLVDFKLEFGRLWDGDFARVILADEISPDGCRLWDMNSGEKLDKDRFRRDLGGEEEAYQEVARRLGVLQNDDNAPGEVLDLSAHRGRMRGTPKKK
- a CDS encoding putative bifunctional diguanylate cyclase/phosphodiesterase, which codes for MTESATFDETTLRRRLPLTAVLGFRPGPDLDWPRLWMLQHRELARLMGARIAAHGAGAVLAAIMLFKDLPIQLLGLWLTWLGVSLYIYTRRDAHIRLIEKPELSAREARSHLIGSILLGIGWGSLMPMLHLVAGPTEAIRGLVIGAGIAVGGVILMGVVPLSAYAFLTLLTLGACLGFWLAGHFEMLVSVVFFSFFAFGSIWLRAHDFLRFAIAETALLEKTHTVSLLLREFEENEADWLWQIDKSRRVRSVSPRFAYALGQRASDLESQPFFELISGEQWESGNFAPSLHQLADRIRDRESFSNLLVEVKVAGAARWWELSGTPILGEKGEYLGYRGVGSDVTEQRNSSEKIAYLARYDTLTGLPNRIMLHEELGNAMEEARRWRRRCAFIMVDLDRFKAVNDSLGHQVGDRLLEEVSQRLGEIGCDNAVCFRLGGDEFGIVIRDASEHGLIDHIARTVIERLSRPYEIDRHTVFVGASAGSALAPGDGKTVEELMRNADLALYRAKDDGRGVHYAYEPSLHANAEERRQLELSLRKAIEKDELLLHFQPVVDATSEEVVGFEALVRWQSEDHGFVSPGKFIPVAEDTRLIVPIGTWVMQRACAEAMAWPSHVKVNINVSPEQLVEPDFVDTVVEALSRSGLDPTRLEIEVTESIFLSDAEVAREALSRVMALGCQVALDDFGTGYSSLGYLRKLKFSTIKVDRSFVQGAAQGSSESLAIVRAVVAMAQSLEMKTTAEGVETEEEATLVRRMGCDRIQGFYFGRPMTSVDARSLFDGGYRAMIA
- the purS gene encoding phosphoribosylformylglycinamidine synthase subunit PurS yields the protein MKKRVFVTLKPGVLDPQGRAVHHALDGLGFAGVEDVRIGRLIELELSQDVSDESLREMCEKLLANTVIENYRIEDAQSGE
- a CDS encoding GGDEF domain-containing phosphodiesterase, producing MARPNPPANRKFVPEERLRHALIALTIALAAGMLTLMRPVDVAAWAFQARLFEHEASGDLVFVRMPPATENTAAVNHDVLRTIEHLRAAGVERIFINIPLQRSDSPQTDARLRALINGNPDSIFLTDSFEQDYTDSDRVPPTSPYFTQNALIFASDYDADFLQFVWGFDKPEDPAKDGTLVPLSFALANKGSARDRVFIDYTIRASSIPTVGSVSLETGLSSLGSMDKTFVLGTDSFGADIRAPSAGTVSPTIIHILAAETLLRGSGHGSPWFAITLGLGIALALGLRFAHTKKRRRAVYFAWCLLLGALFLATAFLGIKAYFAEALLLALIYAIFRVVARYRRRHLAIDPLTRLPNFAALHQDLGSDHEAASDCLVVAKVARLESIFVGLNTAERRQYLREVCNRLALGDRDRTVYYNGSKYLAFVCDGAGIADLEAHLEGLRAIVSQPVRLTGKSLDVAITIGADSSTKDSIDQRLSSAIAAADQAREVYKPVFVVGNDREDWDHSLTSKLTQALADDQIAIKLQPQVDLATHSFIGAEVLARWRDPDGVDVPPSSFILQCERMGRLDNLTRRIFEKSCRAAASIQEQGLLPRISVNVSAVQLVDDRIAQIALETMGAYRTDPALVTIELTETARIEDFSTARRVVDRLKSEGFRLSLDDFGVGSANFEAWFELPFDEIKIDRKFVAGLERLPRANAIVSGIIHSAREAGVAVLAEGIEDRATYDRLATMGCTYGQGYYISRPLWLAEYIAVLKAEREAALPHRDFG